In Arachis stenosperma cultivar V10309 chromosome 1, arast.V10309.gnm1.PFL2, whole genome shotgun sequence, one DNA window encodes the following:
- the LOC130983905 gene encoding pectinesterase inhibitor 3-like, translated as MQTHNGNYHFILLFILFVSSFSATAQDLLRSSCSHARYPALCIKTLSPYATSSATPMDLAQAAVRVSLARSRSLSTYVTTLQSQMQQQAPPSTDRAALKDCVLQIADSVDELTRTLTELKNMRVGTASFQWHLSNARTWTSTSLTNCYSCISGFGGSDGKVGLDVKQRVNSVGMLTSNALYLITRIGGADNGVGGGN; from the coding sequence ATGCAAACACATAACGGAAATTACCATTTTATCCTCCTGTTCATCTTGTTTGTGTCGTCGTTCTCGGCGACGGCGCAAGATCTGCTCCGTTCATCGTGCAGCCACGCAAGGTACCCCGCGCTCTGCATCAAAACCCTATCTCCATACGCCACTAGTTCCGCCACCCCGATGGATCTAGCTCAAGCCGCTGTTAGGGTTAGCCTGGCCCGCTCTCGCTCACTCTCCACATATGTTACCACTCTTCAGTCTCAGATGCAGCAACAGGCGCCGCCTTCCACCGACCGAGCCGCTCTCAAGGACTGCGTGCTTCAGATTGCCGACTCCGTGGATGAGTTGACTCGGACGCTGACCGAGTTGAAGAACATGCGGGTGGGAACGGCGTCGTTCCAGTGGCACCTCAGTAACGCGCGGACGTGGACTAGCACCTCCTTGACCAACTGTTACTCTTGCATCAGCGGATTTGGCGGCAGCGACGGCAAGGTTGGGTTGGACGTGAAGCAGAGAGTGAACAGCGTAGGAATGCTCACCAGCAACGCGCTTTACCTCATCACCCGAATCGGTGGTGCTGATAATGGCGTTGGTGGAGGAAACTGA
- the LOC130966908 gene encoding uncharacterized protein LOC130966908 translates to MDDFEMDAPSIFGEGSNDDFCDSILSRLSGSTKESHLHLCAVVGAMSQELKDQKLPSSPVAYFGAACSSLDRISVEPDPPSHVIGALLTVISLLIPRVPAAVLKKQREFLSGLVERVLRSLVASEIVMVSGLKCLSHLLIRRDSVDWSDVSRLFNELLRFLTDSQPKVRRQSHLCLRDVLLNFQNSSLLASASEGVRKLLQRSILLAGGGDANASEGTVGAQQVLYILDALKESLPFLSLNDKTTILQHYKKLLDLHQPLVTRRITDGLSFLCLYPTSEVSPDPLLELLCSLAHSISSNETSGDGMTFTSTARLLATGMNKVYLSNRDICVVKLPLVFNALKDILASEHEEAIYAATDAFKSMINSCIDARLIMQGVDQISCSNDREPRKSGPTIIEKCCATIESLLDYHYTAVWDRVLQVVSAMFNKLGNSSPYFMRGILKNLVDVQKLHDEDFPFKKQLHECFGSALAAMGPERLLSFIPLNLEAEDLSDANIWLFPILKQYIIGARLNYFKDEILPMIERIREKARKLEKQGFKVSSRNADALAYSLWSLLPSFCNYPVDTAECFVNLQGHLCREIKEEPDVRGIICNSLQLLIQQNKNAEEANNTDFNGQDMDKQGLVCYSQQVAKDNLNVLKSSAKHLLVALADVFLKPSKDDGGCLQRTIGDIASIADNTVVGNLLIRRMREMGKRLKDAGRVDNSQNFSSMQIDEASKEISSLVIKAQYVDFAVSLLPGLTAEGIDALYDVIKPALKDAEGVMQKKAYKALSIILKSSDSFVSSKLKELFELMVEILHSCHFSAKRHRLDCLYFLIIHASKSEDSLEDLWRKDVEVFLVEIIIAVKEVNKKTRNRAYDILVQIGHVLGDEERNGNREKLLEYFDKIAGGLGGKTSHMISAAAKSLARLSYEFTDLVIPAFDWLQSTYLQLPTENREIIKANLGLLKVLVVKLEAECLKGKHLRSMVEGLLKWQNSTKNHFKAKVKLLLGMLVTKCGLGAVKDVIPEEHMKLLTNIRKIQERKERKRGAKSEETKSHFSKATKSRQSMWDHTKIFSDFDEESGGSDVDYLNAKTISGRGKSAATSLRSNIRLKKNLPEHLSDESDDEPLDLLDRKKTWSALRSSEHLKRKSRSEDDEMELDPQGRLVIREEGKQRKEKPAEPEYDARSEPDSHLSGKSGTKAQKRRKTSDSGWAYTGKEYASKKARGDVKRKDKLEPYAYWPLDRKMMSRRPEQRAAARKGMSSVVKMTKKFEGKSASGVLSMKSLKLKKKGSKKKM, encoded by the exons ATGGACGACTTCGAGATGGACGCACCATCCATCTTCGGGGAAGGTTCGAACGATGATTTCTGCGACTCAATCCTCTCTCGCTTATCCGGCTCCACCAAGGAAAGCCACTTGCATCTCTGCGCCGTAGTCGGTGCCATGTCTCAGGAGCTCAAGGACCAAAAACTCCCCTCCTCCCCTGTCGCTTATTTTGGCGCTGCATGCTCCTCCCTGGACCGCATATCAGTGGAACCCGACCCTCCCAGCCACGTCATCGGTGCCCTCCTCACCGTTATATCCCTCCTCATTCCGAGAGTGCCCGCTGCGGTGCTGAAGAAGCAGAGGGAATTCTTGTCGGGCCTGGTGGAGCGAGTTCTTCGGTCGTTGGTGGCATCAGAGATTGTCATGGTTTCAGGATTGAAGTGCCTATCACATTTGTTGATTAGAAGGGACAGTGTGGATTGGTCGGATGTGTCTCGGTTGTTCAATGAGTTGTTGAGGTTCCTTActgattcacaacctaag GTTAGAAGGCAATCTCATTTGTGTCTTCGTGACGTTTTGCTGAACTTCCAAAATTCTTCTCTCTTGGCCTCCGCAAGTGAGGGAGTCAGAAAACTTCTGCAAAGGTCTATTCTGCTGGCTGGTGGAGGAGATGCTAATGCCAGCGAAGGAACTGTTGGAGCCCAGCAGGTTCTGTATATTCTTGATGCTTTGAAAGAAAGTCTTCCCTTCTTGTCACTGAATGACAAGACCACCATTCTCCAGCACTACAAAAAACTCTTGGATTTGCATCAACCTCTAGTCACAAGGCGCATAACAGATGGCTTGAGTTTTCTTTGTCTCTACCCAACATCAGAAGTTTCGCCCGACCCATTACTCGAGTTGTTATGCTCGTTGGCTCATTCTATCTCATCAAATGAGACTTCCGGAGATGGAATGACATTTACATCTACTGCTCGCTTGCTCGCTACTGGaatgaataaagtttatttGAGCAACAGGGATATATGTGTGGTTAAGCTCCCTCTTGTCTTTAATGCTCTCAAAG ATATTTTGGCATCTGAACATGAAGAGGCAATATATGCAGCCACTGATGCCTTTAAGAGCATGATTAACTCTTGTATTGATGCAAGGTTGATTATGCAGGGAGTGGATCAGATCTCTTGCAGTAATGACAGAGAACCGAGGAAGTCAGGACCAACCATTATTGAAAAATGCTGTGCAACTATTGAGAGCTTACTTGATTACCACTATACTGCTGTCTGGGACAGAGTATTACAAGTTGTTTCAGCTATGTTTAATAAATTAG GAAACAGTTCTCCTTATTTTATGAGAGGAATACTCAAAAACCTGGTAGATGTGCAAAAGCTACATGATGAAGATTTTCCCTTTAAGAAACAG CTGCATGAATGCTTTGGATCAGCTCTTGCTGCAATGGGACCTGAACGATTGTTGTCCTTTATACCTCTGAATTTGGAAGCTGAAGACTTGTCAGATGCAAATATCTGGCTGTTTCCAATCCTAAAACAGTATATTATTGGTGCCcgtttaaattattttaaagatGAAATCTTACCTATGATTGAGCGTATAAGGGAGAAGGCTCGAAAG CTTGAGAAGCAAGGTTTCAAGGTTTCATCAAGGAATGCAGATGCTCTTGCTTACTCTTTGTGGTCTTTGCTGCCTTCATTTTGCAACTATCCTGTGGACACTGCTGAATGTTTTGTGAATCTACAAGGACATTTATGCAGAGAGATAAAAGAGGAACCTGACGTTCGTGGAATAATTTGCAATAGCTTGCAGCTTCTGATTCAGCAAAATAAGAATGCTGAGGAAGCAAATAACACAGATTTTAATGGGCAAGATATGGACAAACAAGGTCTTGTCTGTTATTCTCAACAGGTTGCCAAGGACAATTTGAACGTGCTGAAGTCATCTGCAAAGCACTTACTAGTTGCTCTGGCAGATGTATTCCTGAAGCCCTCAAAAgatgatggtggttgtttgcAG CGAACTATTGGTGATATTGCTTCCATAGCAGATAACACAGTTGTGGGGAATTTACTCATCCGCAGAATGAGAGAGATGGGAAAACGCCTTAAAGATGCTGGCAGAGTAGACAATTCCCAGAATTTCAGTTCTATGCAGATTGATGAAGCATCAAAAGAAATTTCTTCATTAGTTATCAA GGCACAGTATGTTGATTTTGCAGTTTCCCTGTTGCCTGGTTTAACGGCTGAAGGGATTGATGCATTATATGATGTGATAAAGCCAGCATTAAAG GACGCCGAAGGTGTCATGCAGAAGAAGGCATACAAAGCACTTTCAATCATTCTCAAG AGTTCAGATAGTTTTGTTTCTTCAAAGTTGAAGGAACTTTTTGAGCTGATGGTTGAAATTCTTCATTCATGCCATTTTTCTGCCAAACGTCACAGGCTTGATTGCCTTTACTTCTTAATAATTCATGCTTCAAAGTCAGAG GATAGTTTGGAGGACTTGTGGAGAAAAGATGTTGAAGTTTTCCTTGTCGAAATAATAATTGCTGTTAAAGAG GTTAATAAAAAAACCAGGAACAGGGCTTATGATATACTTGTCCAAATTGGCCATGTACTTGGAGATGAGGAGAGAAATGGGAACAGAGAAAAATTGCTGGAGTATTTTGACAAG ATTGCTGGGGGTCTGGGCGGAAAAACTTCACATATGATAAGTGCAGCTGCAAAAAGTTTAGCTCGCTTGTCATACGAATTCACTGATCTTGTTATCCCTGCTTTCGACTGGCTCCAATCGACATATCTCCAACTCCCAACAGAAAATAGAGAGATAATTAAG GCGAATTTGGGTTTATTGAAGGTATTAGTAGTCAAATTAGAAGCAGAATGTTTAAAAGGGAAGCACCTACGGAGCATGGTGGAAGGTTTGTTGAAGTGGCAAAACAGTACCAAAAATCATTTTAAAGCAAAG GTTAAACTTCTCTTGGGAATGCTTGTCACAAAGTGTGGACTGGGTGCTGTTAAAGATGTCATACCTGAAGAACATATGAAACTTCTTACCAACATACGCAAG ATCCAAGAACGGAAAGAGAGAAAACGGGGTGCTAAATCTGAGGAAACTAAATCACATTTCTCCAAAGCAACCAAGTCCAG GCAAAGTATGTGGGATCATACAAAAATCTTTTCAGATTTTGATGAAGAAAGTGGCGGGAGTGATGTGGACTATCTAAATGCCAAGACAATCTCTGGAAGGGGCAAATCAGCAGCAACTTCGTTGAG GTCCAACATCAGGCTAAAGAAGAATTTGCCTGAGCACTTGTCTGAcgaatcagatgatgaaccgcTTGATCTGCTTGATCGCAAGAAAACATGGTCTGCTCTGAGATCATCTGAGCATCTCAAAAGAAAATCAAGGTCCGAAGATGATGAGATGGAGCTAGATCCCCAAGGACGTTTAGTTATCCGCGAGGAAGGGAAACAGAGGAAGGAAAAGCCTGCCGAACCTGAGTACGATGCTAGGAGTGAGCCTGATAGTCACTTGTCTGGGAAGTCTGGGACTAAAGCCCAGAAGCGAAGGAAAACATCAGACTCCGGGTGGGCTTACACGGGGAAGGAATATGCTAGCAAGAAAGCCAGGGGAGATGTGAAGAGGAAAGACAAGCTCGAACCATACGCATACTGGCCACTTGATAGAAAAATGATGAGTCGCCGACCGGAGCAGCGTGCTGCAGCGAGAAAGGGTATGTCGAGTGTTGTTAAGATGACCAAAAAGTTTGAAGGTAAGAGCGCTTCTGGTGTGTTGTCGATGAAGAGCTTGAAACTAAAGAAGAAAGGcagcaaaaagaaaatgtga